In Apium graveolens cultivar Ventura chromosome 10, ASM990537v1, whole genome shotgun sequence, the following are encoded in one genomic region:
- the LOC141691311 gene encoding uncharacterized protein LOC141691311 has protein sequence MALIGNRINDRRDCILGAARGNLAYQKFMFTVYPKFGFSLETKNLDQILSFVHDFERHNLMNAGDKVFILTYVVAYALTNSHHSIDYKKNEYIELDDVFSEIGSVEENQFSDISPLDNSWAIDIAKNKPILGQKPRMSFRGRTLEVGESSNTSNKELLHSMSRRVDDLCQKLDHL, from the coding sequence ATGGCTTTAATAGGTAACAGAATCAATGATCGAAGAGATTGTATTTTAGGTGCTGCTAGAGGTAATTTAGCATACCAAAAATTCATGTTTACTGTCTATCCTAAATTTGGTTTTAGTTTAGAAACTAAAAATCTTGATCAGATATTATCTTTCGTGCATGACTTTGAGAGACATAATCTGATGAATGCAGGTGATAAAGTATTTATCTTAACTTATGTTGTTGCTTATGCTTTAACCAATAGTCATCATAGCATTGACTATAAGAAAAATGAATATATCGAATTAGACGATGTATTCTCAGAAATAGGATCTGTAGAAGAAAATCAATTTTCAGATATCAGTCCTTTAGATAATTCTTGGGCAATTGATATTGCAAAGAATAAGCCAATTCTAGGACAAAAACCTAGAATGAGTTTTAGAGGAAGAACCTTAGAGGTTGGTGAATCCTCTAATACCTCTAATAAAGAATTACTTCATAGCATGTCCCGAAGAGTTGATGACTTATGTCAGAAACTGGATCATCTATAG